One genomic segment of Candidatus Brocadiaceae bacterium includes these proteins:
- a CDS encoding SDR family oxidoreductase, with translation MSKGLEKFLLHGRVAVITGGAGILGMKHAEAIAEAGGIPVLWDINEEEVIKQSKRLQRDYSSEAVGLQVDVTSGESIKQALTGVVQRYDRIDILINNAANDPKVKTGHSLNYSRVENLPLKTWNDDLAVGLTGAFLTSRAVGGYMVQSGGGVILNIASDLGVIAPDQRIYKQPELTELEQPAKPVTYSVVKHGLIGLTKYLATYWAEKNVRVNALSPGGIYVDQPPEFVDKLTNLIPLGRMAEKDEYKAAVLFLVSDASSYMTGANMIIDGGRSCW, from the coding sequence ATGAGTAAAGGTTTGGAGAAATTTTTATTGCACGGAAGGGTCGCCGTTATAACAGGCGGGGCAGGCATCCTTGGTATGAAACATGCCGAGGCAATTGCTGAAGCCGGAGGCATTCCCGTATTGTGGGATATAAATGAAGAAGAAGTGATAAAGCAATCAAAAAGACTGCAAAGGGACTATTCCAGTGAAGCCGTTGGGTTACAGGTAGATGTCACTTCCGGGGAAAGTATCAAACAGGCACTAACGGGTGTTGTTCAAAGGTATGACAGAATTGATATTTTGATTAATAACGCGGCGAATGATCCAAAAGTGAAAACCGGGCATAGTCTGAATTACAGTCGTGTGGAAAACCTTCCCCTGAAAACGTGGAATGATGATCTCGCTGTCGGATTGACAGGCGCATTTCTTACCAGCAGGGCCGTTGGCGGTTATATGGTTCAAAGCGGTGGCGGTGTAATTCTTAATATTGCTTCAGACCTTGGGGTGATTGCTCCCGACCAGCGCATTTATAAACAACCTGAACTGACTGAACTTGAACAACCGGCAAAACCCGTAACGTACTCTGTCGTTAAACACGGTCTTATCGGATTAACAAAGTATTTAGCCACATACTGGGCTGAGAAAAATGTAAGGGTGAATGCTCTTTCGCCGGGCGGTATATATGTGGATCAACCACCGGAATTCGTAGATAAACTTACGAACCTTATCCCGCTGGGACGCATGGCTGAAAAGGATGAATATAAGGCAGCTGTTCTTTTCCTTGTGTCTGATGCCTCTTCATATATGACCGGGGCAAACATGATCATTGATGGAGGAAGAAGTTGCTGGTAG
- a CDS encoding DegT/DnrJ/EryC1/StrS family aminotransferase, translated as MKDNYKLAIHGGKPVRSREFRSRPFITEDMIDKVSCMLKEGRLTRFIGSPISGTHEIIECKSADGEEINSAVSFLGGPSVRMLESRWSKMHKVDYSISVNSATSGLTTAIMALHISPGDEVICSPFSFTASATAIILANAIPVFADIDLDTFCLSPEAAEASITESTRAIMPVHWNSNAGDLDKLLKIAEKQGLKVIEDASQSPGMEYKGKYLGVHGDVGVYSLNEPKNIMTGEGGMIVTDSKDIAVKCRLIRNHGEAIVDQHSTDDLVVNALGYNFRLVELLAEIGSEQLKHLAYLNGVRKENYDYLAQRLVSEFGEYILPQKITHGESYAPYTAGFRWMSEKSKIHRNLVADILRSEGIPVASGVSRLMSENPLFQRQLAYGREHCPFSCHLYKRRGRYFVPPLPNAKRLQEEEYLGFFQIGWPNTVEDMDDIIKGFRKIVANKNCLSKETDFSNQNIFVSGRGG; from the coding sequence ATGAAAGATAATTACAAGCTGGCAATACACGGAGGAAAACCGGTAAGGAGCAGAGAGTTTAGATCCAGGCCCTTTATAACGGAAGATATGATAGACAAGGTGAGTTGTATGCTGAAGGAAGGCAGGTTGACGAGGTTCATAGGCTCTCCAATATCGGGCACGCACGAAATCATTGAGTGTAAGAGCGCTGATGGAGAAGAAATAAACAGCGCTGTTTCATTTCTTGGCGGTCCAAGTGTCAGAATGCTTGAATCCAGATGGTCGAAAATGCACAAGGTTGATTATTCCATTTCCGTTAACTCTGCGACTTCCGGTCTGACGACAGCAATTATGGCCTTACATATCAGTCCAGGAGATGAGGTCATCTGCTCTCCCTTTTCATTTACCGCTTCCGCGACCGCGATAATTCTTGCCAACGCAATTCCTGTTTTTGCTGATATTGATTTAGACACCTTTTGTCTTTCACCCGAGGCTGCTGAAGCATCCATAACGGAATCTACCAGGGCGATTATGCCTGTTCACTGGAACAGCAACGCGGGCGACCTTGACAAATTGTTAAAGATTGCCGAAAAGCAGGGACTGAAGGTGATAGAAGACGCCTCCCAATCTCCCGGTATGGAATATAAGGGAAAATATCTTGGCGTTCACGGCGATGTGGGCGTGTATTCCCTTAATGAGCCAAAGAATATCATGACTGGAGAAGGCGGCATGATTGTTACAGATAGCAAGGACATAGCCGTAAAATGCAGGCTCATCAGGAACCATGGAGAGGCGATAGTCGATCAGCATTCAACAGATGACTTAGTGGTTAATGCTCTTGGATATAATTTCAGACTGGTGGAATTATTGGCGGAGATAGGCAGTGAGCAACTGAAGCATCTTGCGTATTTGAATGGCGTAAGAAAAGAAAATTATGATTATCTGGCGCAGAGACTTGTTTCTGAATTTGGTGAATATATACTGCCTCAAAAAATTACTCATGGTGAATCATACGCCCCTTATACTGCGGGCTTTCGCTGGATGAGTGAGAAGTCAAAAATACACAGAAATCTTGTGGCTGATATCCTGCGGTCAGAAGGCATACCTGTCGCAAGCGGTGTTTCAAGGCTCATGTCTGAGAATCCGCTTTTTCAGAGACAACTGGCGTATGGGCGGGAACATTGTCCTTTTTCCTGTCATTTGTATAAAAGGAGGGGAAGGTATTTTGTCCCTCCTCTTCCGAATGCAAAAAGGTTGCAGGAAGAGGAGTATCTGGGATTTTTCCAGATTGGATGGCCAAATACCGTTGAGGATATGGATGATATTATAAAAGGATTCAGGAAAATAGTGGCAAACAAGAATTGTCTGTCGAAGGAAACCGATTTTTCAAACCAGAATATCTTTGTTTCCGGGAGAGGAGGATGA
- a CDS encoding sugar phosphate isomerase/epimerase, with the protein MKHLLGIMQGRVFPEMLDKLQIFPVSFWKEEMIKIKDIGFDYAELLYDKDLYFEKLFYDTYELNTFIHKEYNNVPMVRSICFDYLSSLSLIQRATEALFYEKLVKLIKRVRGSTVDRIIIPFFDANTVTSPESFQSVLAWMERYELDKIASENGVVLALEANLPAGDIRNAFMEHQFNNIKVCYDTGNARSMGYVPGEEIIVLNEFICHVHIKDRKVGGPNISLGEGDVDLKNCFLSLKEISYNDIMILETPYMNAPVSEARKNLRFIYTMLDEISL; encoded by the coding sequence ATGAAACATCTTCTAGGGATAATGCAGGGAAGGGTATTCCCTGAAATGCTTGATAAACTTCAGATATTTCCTGTTTCTTTCTGGAAGGAAGAGATGATAAAGATCAAGGATATTGGATTTGATTATGCTGAATTATTGTATGATAAAGACTTATATTTCGAAAAATTATTCTATGATACATACGAGTTAAATACATTTATCCATAAGGAATATAACAACGTTCCGATGGTAAGATCCATATGTTTCGATTATTTATCTTCTTTATCCCTAATCCAGAGAGCTACAGAGGCCCTCTTTTATGAAAAGTTAGTGAAACTTATCAAAAGGGTAAGAGGTTCTACTGTTGACAGGATAATCATACCGTTTTTTGACGCAAATACAGTTACTTCACCGGAAAGTTTTCAGAGCGTACTCGCCTGGATGGAGAGATATGAACTGGATAAAATTGCATCTGAAAATGGTGTTGTTTTGGCTCTGGAAGCAAATCTTCCTGCCGGTGACATCCGGAACGCTTTCATGGAACATCAATTTAACAATATCAAGGTTTGTTATGATACGGGTAATGCGAGATCAATGGGATACGTTCCCGGAGAGGAGATTATTGTACTGAATGAGTTTATTTGTCATGTCCATATAAAGGACAGAAAGGTCGGCGGACCAAATATATCATTAGGGGAAGGTGACGTTGATTTAAAGAATTGTTTTTTATCGCTCAAAGAAATTTCCTACAACGACATCATGATTTTAGAAACACCTTATATGAATGCTCCTGTCTCAGAAGCAAGAAAAAATCTCCGGTTTATCTATACTATGCTGGATGAAATTTCTTTATGA
- a CDS encoding Gfo/Idh/MocA family oxidoreductase, translated as MKALFVGLGSVGQRHLVNFKEIVGNDAEVFAYRSTNHNILIKDGTGIPCESLAEHYKLKEFYDIHEALSVSPDVVFITNPSSKHLEIALVAVQHDCHLFIEKPLSDTLAGLDSLVKESEKRNSVVMMGYQSRFHPCYKMVRDILSEEIHGGVLSAGFEWGTYLPVHHPYENYQHGYAALKSLGGGVVLGLSHEIDIICSLWGQPEKVYAVGGKLSSLEMDAEDTVSVLMAFRKDNQKFPVTLSLSYAQTREVRKFKVQLDGATLFCDLSSNSVMLFDCLGKVVAEKSFPEHTRNDLFLEEMNEFLQSVRERRRPVVSLRDGVESLRLALKIKEMMYE; from the coding sequence ATGAAAGCTTTATTTGTTGGTCTCGGGTCTGTCGGACAAAGACACCTGGTTAACTTTAAGGAAATAGTCGGCAATGATGCGGAGGTGTTTGCGTATAGATCAACAAACCATAATATCCTTATAAAAGACGGAACCGGTATCCCATGCGAGTCATTGGCTGAACATTATAAGCTAAAAGAATTTTATGATATACATGAAGCACTGAGTGTGAGTCCGGATGTTGTATTTATTACCAATCCCAGTTCAAAACACCTTGAAATTGCCTTAGTGGCAGTACAGCATGATTGTCACCTCTTCATAGAAAAACCCCTTTCAGACACATTGGCTGGTTTGGATTCCCTTGTAAAAGAATCGGAAAAGAGGAATTCTGTTGTGATGATGGGATATCAATCAAGATTCCATCCATGTTATAAGATGGTGAGAGATATTTTGTCGGAGGAAATTCATGGCGGTGTTCTGTCTGCCGGTTTTGAATGGGGTACATATCTTCCGGTGCATCATCCCTACGAAAATTATCAGCACGGATATGCTGCTTTAAAGAGTTTGGGAGGAGGAGTTGTTCTTGGATTAAGTCATGAAATAGATATTATTTGTAGTTTATGGGGCCAACCGGAAAAAGTATATGCTGTGGGAGGAAAGTTGAGCTCTCTGGAGATGGATGCAGAGGATACGGTATCAGTCCTGATGGCATTCAGGAAGGACAATCAGAAGTTTCCCGTGACACTGTCCCTGTCGTATGCCCAGACCAGGGAAGTTCGTAAATTTAAGGTACAGCTTGATGGTGCTACACTTTTTTGTGACCTGAGCAGTAACTCAGTTATGCTCTTTGATTGCCTGGGAAAAGTTGTAGCAGAGAAATCTTTTCCGGAACACACAAGGAACGACTTGTTTCTTGAAGAAATGAACGAGTTTCTGCAGTCGGTAAGGGAAAGACGACGGCCTGTGGTATCATTACGCGACGGAGTGGAAAGCCTGAGGTTGGCACTTAAGATAAAAGAAATGATGTATGAGTAA
- a CDS encoding acylneuraminate cytidylyltransferase family protein, translating into MKSEVLVVIPARGGSVRVPKKNIKNLNGKPLIAYAIEAARKSKTVDRIIVSTDDDAIKYTAITYGAEVPFKRPAELSEDVPTEDVVIHAVEWLSNRESYIPDIVVCLEPPVPFRKAEHIDRCVRSILADDNVDSSITICNVRGFRPEWMVYVDTNNFIKPYTDYFKKQGEALLRFPASQEFETLYKTTGIVFACRNETLQKYKSMVGICCVGVEVKQEEIFDLDYPGDFEICEMLLERRKLR; encoded by the coding sequence ATGAAGAGTGAGGTTCTGGTGGTTATTCCAGCGCGTGGCGGGTCTGTGCGCGTTCCCAAAAAAAACATTAAAAACCTGAATGGTAAACCGCTCATAGCCTATGCAATTGAAGCAGCGAGGAAATCAAAGACTGTTGATCGCATAATTGTTTCAACGGATGATGATGCAATCAAATATACCGCGATAACATATGGCGCGGAAGTTCCATTTAAGAGACCCGCAGAGTTATCAGAAGATGTTCCTACGGAAGATGTGGTTATCCATGCTGTTGAGTGGCTTAGCAATAGAGAGTCCTATATTCCGGATATTGTTGTTTGCCTGGAGCCGCCGGTTCCTTTCAGGAAAGCTGAGCATATTGATAGATGTGTTCGGAGTATTCTGGCTGATGACAATGTTGACTCTTCCATCACCATATGTAACGTGAGAGGTTTCAGGCCGGAATGGATGGTGTATGTTGACACGAATAATTTTATTAAACCATATACAGATTATTTTAAGAAACAGGGAGAGGCTTTATTAAGGTTTCCTGCCAGTCAGGAGTTTGAGACTCTTTATAAGACGACGGGAATTGTTTTTGCCTGCAGAAATGAAACCCTTCAGAAATATAAAAGTATGGTTGGTATCTGTTGTGTTGGTGTTGAGGTGAAACAGGAAGAAATATTTGATCTTGATTATCCAGGTGATTTTGAAATTTGTGAAATGCTGTTAGAAAGAAGAAAACTGCGGTAA
- a CDS encoding B12-binding domain-containing radical SAM protein, whose amino-acid sequence MMKILFVVYDNEGAFNTLPLGACYVAAYLRKHGYKDITFYSQDVYHYPEHHLTAYLNENRFDIVAMGFVAGYHQHRKILRICEAINKSDNRPFLVLAGHGPTPVPEFYIQKTGADAVILGEGEISFLNLVKALENNSSLGTVRGIAYKNGEQCIMNQREMTVKHIDELPEPYLDGLPMEYYINGKFPYHGMKKTDRMMVALSSRGCSYHCNFCQRLEAGYRMRSPEAIVEEIKKYKRDYNISFVIFLCELFMVSEKRAVQLAEAIIRADLNIRYWCTGRVNVATEKGLSLLKRSGCVCIDYGIEQFDNQSLLAMNKNQNEDHIMNAIELTQKAGISVAFNIIWGNKGDTKESLKKSVNLLNRYNDFLQLRVIRPVTPYPGTPLYDECVQSGLLRGPEDFYEKHKNVELLTVNMTEISEDDFYKTLFETNQEIIRNFYNDKLNQDVDSFRQVYFGGEYGYRGARHQ is encoded by the coding sequence ATGATGAAAATATTGTTTGTGGTATATGATAATGAGGGAGCATTTAATACCTTGCCTTTGGGAGCATGCTACGTGGCTGCATACCTGAGAAAGCACGGGTATAAGGATATTACTTTTTACAGCCAGGATGTCTATCATTACCCGGAACACCACCTTACGGCATATCTGAATGAGAACAGGTTTGATATTGTTGCCATGGGTTTTGTGGCAGGTTATCACCAGCATCGTAAAATACTCAGGATTTGTGAGGCCATAAACAAATCCGACAATAGACCATTTCTTGTCCTTGCGGGTCATGGGCCAACTCCGGTTCCAGAATTTTACATACAGAAGACGGGAGCTGATGCTGTCATTTTGGGAGAAGGTGAAATCTCGTTTCTCAACCTGGTGAAGGCACTTGAAAATAATAGCTCTCTCGGCACTGTCAGAGGTATTGCGTATAAGAATGGTGAACAATGTATTATGAATCAAAGAGAAATGACCGTTAAACATATTGATGAATTACCTGAGCCTTATTTAGACGGACTTCCAATGGAATATTATATAAACGGAAAATTTCCATATCACGGGATGAAAAAAACAGACAGGATGATGGTGGCACTTTCAAGCAGAGGTTGCTCCTATCACTGTAATTTCTGCCAACGGCTTGAGGCCGGTTACAGGATGAGGTCTCCTGAGGCGATAGTTGAGGAGATAAAGAAATATAAAAGGGACTACAATATTAGCTTTGTCATTTTTCTGTGCGAACTTTTTATGGTTTCTGAAAAAAGAGCTGTTCAACTTGCCGAAGCAATTATCAGGGCAGACCTGAATATCAGATACTGGTGTACAGGCAGAGTCAATGTTGCCACAGAAAAGGGGCTTTCCCTGCTGAAACGGTCTGGTTGTGTCTGTATAGATTATGGGATTGAACAGTTTGACAATCAGTCTTTACTGGCAATGAACAAGAATCAGAATGAAGACCATATTATGAATGCGATTGAGCTTACGCAAAAAGCAGGTATTAGTGTTGCCTTTAATATTATATGGGGAAACAAAGGTGACACGAAAGAATCGCTGAAAAAGTCAGTTAATCTGTTAAACAGGTACAATGATTTTTTGCAATTAAGAGTTATCAGACCGGTAACACCATACCCGGGAACTCCTCTCTATGACGAGTGTGTTCAAAGCGGCCTTCTGAGAGGTCCAGAGGATTTTTATGAAAAGCATAAAAATGTGGAACTCCTGACAGTTAATATGACCGAAATATCTGAAGATGATTTCTACAAAACACTGTTTGAAACCAATCAGGAAATAATAAGAAATTTTTATAACGATAAGTTGAATCAGGATGTCGATAGTTTCAGGCAGGTCTATTTCGGTGGAGAATATGGGTATCGGGGTGCGCGACATCAGTAA
- a CDS encoding Gfo/Idh/MocA family oxidoreductase, with translation MDKSEIMLTEDTRRVAIIGCGNIAGEVDEDIKKRHIYGHAKAISFIKNIKITACCDSDTERVQEFATKWKIPAQYRDVRELLDKEHVDIMVVATPTKNHLEHVQLALDSNVKVIFCEKPLSFDLESGHTLVKKARELNKLLVLNYMRRWDPFYAECKSIVKSGELGRIETIVAYVDTALYMNSIHMMDMLVYFGGDVSSCVGHIDRTNETRIVHGEKDFGGIALFKHKNGVISFLKATGATRRNHFFELDIQCTKGRLRILDDDTKYEVYRFKESPQHKGLVELSLVESKSNSCKQERLVEAYLDILNFIETKKEPAFSAQESLRSLELIQLMYQSDAADGQPAYSQL, from the coding sequence ATGGATAAATCAGAAATCATGTTAACAGAAGATACAAGACGTGTCGCAATTATTGGTTGTGGAAATATTGCTGGAGAGGTTGATGAAGACATAAAAAAACGCCATATATACGGACACGCAAAAGCAATTAGTTTCATTAAAAACATAAAAATAACTGCTTGTTGTGACAGTGATACTGAAAGAGTACAGGAGTTTGCCACAAAATGGAAAATTCCTGCACAATACCGTGATGTGAGAGAACTGCTGGATAAAGAGCACGTAGATATTATGGTTGTAGCTACTCCTACGAAAAACCATTTAGAACATGTGCAGCTGGCGTTAGACAGTAATGTAAAGGTAATATTTTGTGAAAAACCACTTTCGTTTGATCTTGAATCCGGTCATACGCTGGTCAAAAAAGCCAGGGAATTAAATAAACTGCTGGTCCTTAATTATATGAGGAGATGGGATCCATTTTACGCGGAATGTAAAAGTATAGTGAAAAGTGGCGAGCTTGGAAGAATAGAAACAATCGTTGCCTATGTTGATACAGCTCTTTACATGAATTCAATACATATGATGGACATGCTTGTGTATTTTGGTGGCGATGTGTCCTCTTGTGTCGGTCATATTGACAGGACAAATGAGACAAGAATTGTTCATGGAGAAAAAGATTTTGGAGGCATAGCCCTTTTTAAACATAAAAACGGCGTTATCAGTTTTCTCAAGGCCACGGGGGCAACCCGTAGAAATCATTTTTTTGAATTAGACATACAATGCACAAAAGGCAGGCTTCGCATATTGGATGATGATACTAAATATGAAGTATACAGGTTTAAGGAAAGCCCGCAACATAAAGGTTTAGTAGAATTGTCTCTTGTAGAAAGCAAAAGTAATAGTTGCAAACAGGAACGCCTGGTAGAGGCCTATCTTGATATTTTGAATTTTATAGAAACAAAAAAAGAACCTGCTTTTTCGGCTCAGGAATCGCTCAGATCACTGGAATTGATTCAATTGATGTATCAATCTGATGCTGCTGATGGACAGCCCGCGTATTCTCAGTTATAA
- a CDS encoding methyltransferase domain-containing protein, which yields MSNYLKTIYFADEYDPEKYPQKLCNYLTERYFKTKEGARPVLLDIGSGKGNHLVGFSRNGMIVKGLDKRRECIEILADYDVRECNIERNPFPFEDNYFDFVFSKSVLEHVHNTEHLVKETFRVLKPGGITVQLTPDWATDYKYFWDDPTHVKPFTRKGLQNAFKFECFSDVQCEGFYQLPFFWKYPYLSILRRIIAMLPDAFKWKDKEELVQRVLIRHAKECMLLVSARKPWQK from the coding sequence GTGTCAAATTATTTAAAGACTATTTATTTTGCAGATGAATATGATCCGGAAAAGTATCCGCAGAAGCTTTGTAATTATTTAACTGAAAGATATTTTAAAACAAAGGAAGGTGCCAGGCCGGTTTTACTTGATATTGGGTCTGGTAAAGGCAATCATCTTGTGGGATTCTCAAGAAACGGGATGATTGTAAAGGGACTGGATAAAAGGAGAGAGTGCATAGAAATTCTGGCGGATTATGATGTCAGAGAATGTAATATAGAAAGAAACCCTTTTCCGTTTGAAGATAATTATTTTGATTTTGTTTTCTCCAAATCGGTATTGGAACATGTGCACAATACGGAACACCTGGTTAAAGAAACCTTTCGTGTGCTGAAGCCGGGTGGTATTACCGTGCAATTAACACCGGACTGGGCAACAGATTATAAATATTTCTGGGATGATCCGACACATGTGAAGCCATTTACCAGAAAAGGGCTTCAGAATGCTTTCAAGTTCGAGTGTTTTTCAGATGTTCAATGTGAAGGGTTCTATCAACTTCCTTTTTTTTGGAAATATCCATATCTTTCAATTCTCCGGCGTATTATTGCAATGCTGCCAGATGCCTTTAAATGGAAGGATAAGGAGGAGTTGGTTCAGCGTGTCCTTATACGCCATGCAAAAGAATGTATGTTGCTTGTAAGTGCGAGAAAACCCTGGCAGAAATGA
- a CDS encoding N-acetylneuraminate synthase family protein, giving the protein MGCFIIAEIGINHNGDLDIAKKLIDGAVFAGCDAVKFQKRTIEKVYSQAELDKPRESPWGSTNREQKYGLEFGREEYDEIDEYCRTKGIHWFASAWDLDSQAFLQKYDLRYNKIASAMLTCKDLLEMVAAEGKYTFLSTGMSTMEEIERAVDIFKRAGCPFELMHCNATYPMWEVRDANLKTIPALREKFGCKVGYSGHEIGIIVACAAVALEATSIERHITLDHAMYGSDQAASIEVMGFYKLVRYIRAIEEAMGDGIKRVTEAEEKVKVKLRRHG; this is encoded by the coding sequence ATGGGTTGTTTCATCATAGCAGAAATCGGCATTAATCATAACGGGGATCTGGATATTGCCAAAAAATTGATAGATGGCGCTGTCTTTGCTGGTTGCGACGCCGTCAAGTTTCAGAAAAGAACCATAGAAAAAGTCTATTCTCAAGCGGAACTTGATAAACCGAGAGAAAGTCCGTGGGGTTCTACAAACAGGGAACAAAAGTATGGACTGGAGTTTGGGAGAGAAGAATATGATGAAATTGATGAGTATTGCAGAACAAAGGGTATTCACTGGTTTGCTTCCGCATGGGATCTGGATAGCCAGGCTTTCCTGCAAAAGTATGATCTGAGGTATAATAAAATAGCCTCCGCAATGCTTACCTGCAAAGATTTATTAGAGATGGTAGCAGCCGAAGGAAAATACACATTCCTTTCTACCGGTATGAGTACCATGGAAGAGATTGAAAGGGCTGTTGATATTTTTAAGAGAGCCGGTTGCCCTTTTGAGTTAATGCATTGTAATGCTACATATCCCATGTGGGAGGTTAGAGATGCCAACCTTAAAACCATTCCTGCATTGCGTGAAAAATTTGGTTGCAAAGTTGGCTACAGTGGACATGAAATAGGAATAATAGTTGCTTGTGCAGCCGTTGCTTTGGAGGCAACGTCAATTGAAAGGCATATAACCCTTGACCATGCCATGTACGGATCAGACCAGGCGGCTTCTATTGAAGTCATGGGATTTTATAAACTGGTAAGATATATCAGGGCAATTGAAGAGGCAATGGGTGACGGGATAAAAAGAGTAACGGAGGCAGAAGAAAAGGTTAAGGTAAAACTCAGACGGCATGGATAA